The Geomonas agri genome contains the following window.
ACAGCCATGTCGTCACCTTGTACCTTTAGGTATGTACCGGAAACGGTTGGCAATCGCTGGCGTTTTCGGTAGACGGCACGATATCATAGACTTAGCATGGCAGGCAACAGTCAGCATGGCAGTTTACCAAAATGTAGGTGTAGTGTCGGCATCGTCTGGCAGCGGCAGGCCCGCGAAAAGGAAATGACAATGGGCGAACTTGACGATTTTCTGAATGAGCACGCCGAGGATGACCTCGTCTGTTGGCTGCACCAGGCCGAAGCTGCGCGCCGGTATGGAACTCCCGTCAAGGAGGTAGAGCGAGCCATCCTCGAGCTGGGCCTGCTTCCGGCGCGTTACCAGCGCAACCGCACTACCGTCACCACCAAGGGGCAGCTTGCCCTCTTTTGCAGCCGGGTCGCCGTGATAGGGTGCGGCGGTCTTGGTGGCTATGCTGTCGAGTTGCTGGCCCGCCTCGGCGTCGGCACCATTGTCGCGGTAGATCCCGATGTTTTCGAGGAGCACAACCTGAACCGGCAGCTCCTGGGCAACATCGACGCGATAGGGATACCCAAGGTAATGGCGGCAGCGGACCGGGTTGCCGCCATAAACCCCGCCGTAACCCTCGTGCCGGTGCAGGAGGCGTTTTGCAGGGAGAATGCGCCGGAGATACTGGCCGGTTG
Protein-coding sequences here:
- a CDS encoding HesA/MoeB/ThiF family protein; this encodes MGELDDFLNEHAEDDLVCWLHQAEAARRYGTPVKEVERAILELGLLPARYQRNRTTVTTKGQLALFCSRVAVIGCGGLGGYAVELLARLGVGTIVAVDPDVFEEHNLNRQLLGNIDAIGIPKVMAAADRVAAINPAVTLVPVQEAFCRENAPEILAGCQVTVDALDNVESRLDLAQVCSHLGLSLVHGAIAGWYGQVATQLPGEATVSNIYRGWDSGPGVESELGNPSFTPAAIASVQAAEVCKLLLRQGHPLTGRKMVIDLLHMDVDHFDIPT